A single Cyprinus carpio isolate SPL01 chromosome A6, ASM1834038v1, whole genome shotgun sequence DNA region contains:
- the LOC109057401 gene encoding tumor suppressor candidate 2-like, translating into MGGSGSKTKGVWPFSGSGAGGEAPGEVSEQCLARLRGSKNTTPFVFTRRSSLYFDEDGDLAHEFYEETVVTKNGRKKAKLKKIQKNLIPQGIIKLDHPRIHVDFPVILCEI; encoded by the exons atggGAGGCAGCGGATCCAAAACCAAAGGAGTCTGGCCTTTTAGCGGCTCGGGAGCTGGAGGAGAAGCTCCTGGTGAGGTCAGCGAACAGTGTTTAGCACGTCTACGAGGCTCCAAGAACACAACACCATTTGTCTTTACAAGGAGAag TTCCTTGTATTTCGATGAAGATGGAGATCTGGCTCATGAATTTTATGAGGAGACGGTGGTGACCAAGAACGGCAGAAAGAAAGCTAAACTGAAGAAAATCCAGAAAAACCTTATACCTCAG GGAATCATTAAGTTGGATCACCCTCGAATCCACGTCGACTTCCCTGTCATCCTGTGTGAAATATAA
- the LOC109057402 gene encoding high mobility group protein HMG-I/HMG-Y-like, which translates to MSDSEKQTVSLKDKDGVEKRGRGRPRKHPKESSGSPTAKRSRGRPKGSKNKGPSKRKSSAPGSKPKGKLKKGEKEKPQDSSEDAEEDDEEEQ; encoded by the exons ATGAGCGATTCAGAGAAACAAACAGTCTCCCTTAAAGACAAGGATGGAGTGGAGAAAAGGGGACGAGGAAGACCAAGGAAACATCCAAAG GAATCGAGTGGGTCGCCAACTGCGAAAAGATCAAGAGGACGGCCGAAAGGCAGCAAAAACAAAGGCCCATCCAAGAGA AAATCGTCAGCTCCTGGCAGCAAACCGAAGGGAAAGCTGAAGAAAggg GAAAAGGAAAAACCTCAGGACTCATCTGAGGACGCTGAGGAAGATGACGAAGAGGAGCAGTAA
- the LOC109057403 gene encoding diphosphoinositol polyphosphate phosphohydrolase 1-like: MMKLKSNQTRTYDGDGYKKRAACLCFRNETEQEVLLVSSSRYPDKWIVPGGGMEPEEEPNVAAAREVCEEAGVKGTLGRLVGIFENRDRKHRTYVYVLIVTEVLEDWEDSVNIGRKREWFKIEDAIEVLQCHKPVQATYFEALQEGCVNSNGTPLVATISGDLSPTYSINQSSVSDIR, from the exons ATGATGAAGCTCAAGTCGAACCAAACGCGCACCTATGATGGAGACGGGTACAAGAAGCGGGCCGCCTGCCTGTGCTTCAGGAACGAGACCGAGCAGGAG GTGTTACTGGTAAGCAGCAGCAGATATCCAGACAAATGGATCGTACCCGGAGGAGGAATGGAGCCCGAGGAAGAGCCCAACGTCGCTGCTGCACGAGAAGTCTGTGAAGAG GCTGGTGTTAAGGGCACTTTAGGAAGACTAGTAGGAATATTTGAG AATCGAGATAGGAAACACAGAACGTACGTCTACGTTCTCATCGTAACCGAAGTTCTGGAAGATTGGGAGGATTCAGTCAACATTG ggaGAAAAAGGGAATGGTTCAAAATCGAAGATGCCATAGAAGTGTTGCAGTGTCACAAACCAGTACAGGCCACTTACTTCGAGGCCCTGCAGGAAGGCTGTGTGAACAGTAACGGGACGCCCCTGGTGGCCACGATAAGCGGAGACCTGTCGCCCACCTACAGCATTAATCAGAGCTCGGTCTCTGATATCAGATAa
- the LOC109057405 gene encoding 40S ribosomal protein S10, producing the protein MLMPKKNRIAIYELLFKEGVMVAKKDVHLAKHPELADKNVPNLHVMKAMQSLKSCGYVKEQFAWRHFYWYLTNEGIQYLRDFLHLPPEIVPATLRRQTRPETARPRPKGLEGERPARLARGEGDRDAYRRSAAPPGADKKAEAGAGAATEFQFRGGFGRGRGQQPQ; encoded by the exons ATGTTGATGCCCAAGAAGAACCGTATTGCTATCTATGAGCTCCTCTTCAAAGAGGGTGTCATGGTGGCCAAGAAAGACGTGCATCTTGCGAAACATCCAGAGCTCGCTGACAAAAATGTACCCAACCTTCACGTGATGAAGGCCATGCAG TCTCTGAAGTCATGCGGGTACGTCAAAGAGCAGTTTGCTTGGCGCCATTTCTACTGGTACCTGACCAATGAGGGCATCCAGTACCTGCGGGACTTCCTCCACCTGCCCCCAGAGATCGTGCCCGCCACCCTCCGCCGCCAGACACGCCCAGAGACCGCCAGACCCCGTCCCAAGG GTCTTGAGGGAGAGAGACCGGCTCGTCTGGCCCGTGGCGAGGGAGACAGAGATGCTTATAGACGGTCTGCAGCTCCGC CTGGTGCAGACAAGAAGGCTGAAGCTGGAGCAGGTGCAGCCACAGAATTCCAGTTT AGAGGTGGTTTTGGCCGTGGCAGAGGACAACAGCCACAGTAG